In the Candidatus Poribacteria bacterium genome, TATCACCGAGGGCAAAAGAGGCGATCGAGGCAGGACTGCCAAAGGCACAGATCAAGGATTGTTCAAATCTCATTCGCCTTGTTCGGATGGTCAAGACTGAAGATGAATTGTCACGGCTGATTCGTTCAGCGGAAATTAGCGAGACGGCAGCGATGGACGCACTCGCGCACCCCCGACCGGGGGAGCCAATCGCCGATGTTGTCCAATACTATCGACAGCAGATCGCCAAGGATGGCGCAGATTTCGATCACTTTGCATTCGGGGTGCGCGGCTTAGGACTTGCGACGGAGCCAAACTACATCTTGACAGATGAGGACATACTCTATGTAGACTTTGGTTGCATCTATGAAGGAGCGTTCTCCGACAGCGGCACGACGTTGACCATGCGCGAACCGTCGGCGGCCCTAATCGACAGGCATAGAGCATTGCGGGAATGTGTTGAGGCAGGGGCGGAGGAGATGACACCGGGCGTAAAAGCGTCTGCCGCCCAAGCTGCTATGTGGAAAACACTCAACGCACACGGAATCACAGCCTCATCTCCGCATGGACATGGACTGGGCTTGGAGGTCCGCGATTACCCGATTATCGTCGCAGACAATGGGCAGCGGATTCATGATGATTGTGTAGACATCTCTTCAGATTTAGCGCTTGAGGTGGACATGGTTCTCAATTTGGAAGCGATGATTTCGATGCCGGGCGTTGGGTCGCTACACATTGAGAAATCGTTCCTTGTAACACCCAACGGGAGTCGTCCGCTGATTCCACAGGATCGGACGCGCCCTGTGCAACCGGGCTAAACGATGGGATAAATAAAGGCTTATACAAAAAGAAAGTGTGAAGTAAAAAAGAAGCTCATGTAAAAACGGAGTGCAATTACGGTAAAAGCGTTGAGGGCGGGGCAAGATGCCCCGCCTACGGTTTTTGTTGTACTATTTCTTAACATGAGCGGATCTGTTTAGACGCGGGCAAACTTCTGAAACCGCTGTCCACGGCCCGGCTCACCGATCTCGGCAACGTAGATGCTGCCTTCGTCATCAACGCAAAGTCCATGCGCCGACTGTATGATACCGTTGTTTTCGGCACCGGAGAACCGACTTAACCGCTCTCCTTCCGGGGTCCAGACGCTGACACGTGAGCCCGCCCCCTGCTCAACCACATAAATCATGTTGTCATCAGTGATCCACACATCGCCGGGGGCAACGACATCCGTCCATGTTTCCATGTGTTTCCCATCCGGATCGAAGATTTGGATTCGATTGTTCTCACGGTCACAGACGATGACGCGCCCCGTCTTATCACATCCAATATTATGGACCACTGCGAACTCACCTGGCCCGCTGCCCGCCTCTCCCCACGCTAGAAGGTGTTCACCCTCTTTGGAATATTTGTGAACGAGGCGATTGCCATATCCGTCCCCGACGTAGATCTCTCCTTCTGGACCGAGCGCCACGCCGGTGGGCATGTTATACTCGCGTTTATGGTATGTCACACCAGCGACACCGCGTGTTCCCCACTCGCGCTCCAAATCACCGAGTAGCGTGTAACGGCGCACGATATGTTGCCACGCATCGGTCAGGTAAACTTCATCGTCAGGTCCGATGAAGATTCCGTGCGATTGGCTAATCAGATGTGGAGAAACACCAAAATCCCCATACCCCCATGAGGTAACGAAGTTCCCCTCCTTGTCAAAAACAATAACCGGATGTATACCGCGGGTAAAAGCGAAGACTCGTCCCTTGGAATCAATTGCTGCGTCCGACACCATAGAGAAAACCCAACCCTCCGGCAGTTTTGGCCATCCGTCCACTAATTCATATTTATAATCTCCCTCACCTAATGCCATGTTATACCTCCAAAGTTGAAGTTTGAAATGATACGTGTTTATTTTAGCATGTTTACAGGTTTGGATCAACAACAAAGCAGAACGTCTTAGAGAATAAAAAAAGGGTTCACATGGGAATGGAACAACTTCATTCCTCCGTATGTGAACCCTTAAACCAACATAGCAGTGACTATTTTTTTTAGATTCTTTCGCGCAACGCAACAGTTTTCAACTCGACCGGATAATTAACTTACAACCCCTCTTCCGCCTCATCCGGATCTGTCACCTCGTCTTCTTCATACTATTCTTCGGTTGGCTGAAGTTCCTCTAACCCCTCCGCCTCCTTGTCTTCCTCGCTATCTATGGGAGCGAATGGTGAACCTTCCACAGATTCTTCCGGTCGATCTAACTCCTCGTAGTTAATGCGCCCTGAGCTAAGCTCATCAATTGCAATTGTTACAGGTTTTTGGGCATTAGCCATTAACATAGGCAGGCTATTTTCGGCATTGATTTCACGCGCTCGTTTCGCTGCGATATTCACAGCCAAATACTTGTTGCTGCTATGTTCCTTGTTGTCACCACGTTTCAAGATGTCTTCAAGATAGATCAGTGGCATTCTGAGTAACCTCGCAATTTATGGGTAATTTGGGCGAACCAAATTTGAGAGGTATATATTATCAGCGATTGCCGAAATTGTCAAGACAATTTCCATCAATCCGATCCAGTAAATACTTCAGACCCCGATGTTGTTTGTCTACCATCAAACATCTAAACCAATCTCATGCCGTTTCGTCCAAGTATTGGGACAAAATATAGCACAAATAGGGGAGGAGCAGAAATGAGAATTGGCGAAGGATTTTCAGTTGGATTTACAGCGATTCGCGCGAATAAGATGCGATCGCTCTTGACGATGCTCGGAATTGTTATTGGTATCGCTTCGGTTCTGGCGATGATTGCTATCGGCGATGGAGCCAAACTGATTGTGCTCCAGGACGCCCAAAAGATTGGTGGCGCCAATCAGGTCACGCTATATCGGAGCAGCCATATCCGCAAAGGCAGCGGTCGTTGGGAACGGAATCGCAGCAACGAATATTTCGAATATGGAGATGTGCTGGCAATTGAAGCCGAATGCCCGTCCGTCGAAGGAGTCATCCCTCGTATCCCGCAGTGGCGTGGGGTGCTTGTGCAAGCGGAAGGCGGTGCCGAGAAACGGACAGGGTATGAAGGAATTACGTCTTTCTATCAAATCGGAATGAACTGGGAGCCTGCAACGGGACGTTTTATCACAGAGGAAGATGTTACCGATCGGTCTAAAGTCTGTGTTCTCGGATCGGATGTAGCAAACGAACTTTTTCAGGGTCAAGATCCAGTTGGTAAAACAATCAAAATCGCGCGTGGCTCCGGCAACAGGCGCCGTCGCTGGGAACAACGTAGCCAAGACAGAAGCATGGAACGGTTCACCGTTGTGGGGGTGATGGAGCCTCGTGGTCGAAGTCTCCGTTTCGGGTGGAATCTGGATGACCGGGTGCTTCTTCCCTTGACAACGGTTCAGGAACGGTTTACCGGCAATGACCGGGTGACAATGATTTCTGTCCAAGCAAAGAGCGTCGAATTGATTAACCAAGCCAAGGAAGAGGTCACGGAGGTGATACGGAAACGGCACCGTAATCAGGACAACTTCTTTAATGTTTGGGAGATGAGGGCTGGTATGGAGCAACTGTTCAAAATTAGCAAGGTTATCAAAATCGTGCTCGGTGTTATCGCCGGATTTTCGCTGCTTGTGGGCGGCATCGGCATCATGAACATGATGTTGGTCTCTGTAACGGAACGCACCCGAGAGATCGGCTTACGTAAAGCGGTTGGTGCCAAACGACGGGACATCCTTTTCCAATTCTTGATTGAAGCAATTGCAATGTGCAGTGTTGGTGGCATTATAGGTATTGGGTTGGGTGTTGCTGCCGGGCACGGGATGGCAAATGTTGCAGTAAACATTGTTAAGATTGTTCCGGAGTGGCCCGCTGTTGTCTCTACAGAATGGATGATTATCTCCGTTGCCTTTTCAGCACTTATCGGTATTGTCTTCGGTGTCTACCCAGCGGTAAAAGCCGCACAACTTTCGCCTATCGAAGCATTGCGGACTGAATAGAGAGGAGAAAAGGAAATTTGGAACTGAGTGAAGAACTCTCAAACGTGTGGATTTAATTGGAAATGGAAGTCCGCCATTTTCGCTTATCGAAGCGTTGAGAATGGTATTAACACGAAAGGAGAGAGGATATTGAAACTCAGTGAAGGATTTTCAATCGGGCTCAGAGCCATTGGCATAAATAAGATGCGTTCCCTTTTGACAATGTTAGGAATTATCGTTGGGGTCGCTTCGGTACTTGCAATGATTGCTGTAGGGGATGGAGCAAAAACGCTTGTACTCCAAGATGCGGATAAGTTGGGAGGCGCGAGTCAATTTAGTATGTGGCGCGGTGGCTGGATTAAAAAAAAGGGGCAATG is a window encoding:
- a CDS encoding ABC transporter permease, with translation MRIGEGFSVGFTAIRANKMRSLLTMLGIVIGIASVLAMIAIGDGAKLIVLQDAQKIGGANQVTLYRSSHIRKGSGRWERNRSNEYFEYGDVLAIEAECPSVEGVIPRIPQWRGVLVQAEGGAEKRTGYEGITSFYQIGMNWEPATGRFITEEDVTDRSKVCVLGSDVANELFQGQDPVGKTIKIARGSGNRRRRWEQRSQDRSMERFTVVGVMEPRGRSLRFGWNLDDRVLLPLTTVQERFTGNDRVTMISVQAKSVELINQAKEEVTEVIRKRHRNQDNFFNVWEMRAGMEQLFKISKVIKIVLGVIAGFSLLVGGIGIMNMMLVSVTERTREIGLRKAVGAKRRDILFQFLIEAIAMCSVGGIIGIGLGVAAGHGMANVAVNIVKIVPEWPAVVSTEWMIISVAFSALIGIVFGVYPAVKAAQLSPIEALRTE
- a CDS encoding aminopeptidase P family protein; translation: SPRAKEAIEAGLPKAQIKDCSNLIRLVRMVKTEDELSRLIRSAEISETAAMDALAHPRPGEPIADVVQYYRQQIAKDGADFDHFAFGVRGLGLATEPNYILTDEDILYVDFGCIYEGAFSDSGTTLTMREPSAALIDRHRALRECVEAGAEEMTPGVKASAAQAAMWKTLNAHGITASSPHGHGLGLEVRDYPIIVADNGQRIHDDCVDISSDLALEVDMVLNLEAMISMPGVGSLHIEKSFLVTPNGSRPLIPQDRTRPVQPG
- the rpoZ gene encoding DNA-directed RNA polymerase subunit omega, whose protein sequence is MPLIYLEDILKRGDNKEHSSNKYLAVNIAAKRAREINAENSLPMLMANAQKPVTIAIDELSSGRINYEELDRPEESVEGSPFAPIDSEEDKEAEGLEELQPTEE